The candidate division WOR-3 bacterium region CGTCAAAATCATCGGCGGGATTTCTCCATCCAAAAATGTTTCATTATTTGTTTATGTTTAGAAGAACTGCGCCAGTGAAAACAAGCACAAAACCGATAACCTGGAGAAAAGAGAAGGTCTCTTTGAAAAAAATCATTGACAGGATTATAGTGACAATTGGATAAAGAGCAGTCATGGACACTACAATAGAAGCGCTTCCGTGTGAGAGGGCTCCGTAAAAAGCCAAAGTGCCTAAAGTTCCCGCCGCCATGACGAGAAATATAAAAAGCAGAGCCGGA contains the following coding sequences:
- a CDS encoding EamA family transporter; this encodes MLLYSILAILFWGIWGFLGKLATKYNSPLAVTCINNLIAPLFGLFLLLFVKNRMSSIDIKFPALLFIFLVMAAGTLGTLAFYGALSHGSASIVVSMTALYPIVTIILSMIFFKETFSFLQVIGFVLVFTGAVLLNINK